In Zingiber officinale cultivar Zhangliang chromosome 3A, Zo_v1.1, whole genome shotgun sequence, the DNA window CACACCTCTAGCTCCCTAGCTTTAATTTCACCAACTTACttactttctttctttctctttggGCGGTTGGACTCGGACATGTGGGATCAGCAGTTTGAgatccatgttttagtttaatttattaaGGGACAAGATCTTGTCTTGCACCTTCCTTGTACATTTACCTGAAACCGATAAAGGCATGTGAGTCACCACCACcttcgattccctcttcttttATACCAGCTGACCAaaaagacatatatatatatatatatatatatatatatatatatatatatatatatatagaattgaCATATATGAGCTAGCTATTCTTTGATGCAAAAAATGACATGTCTTTGATCAGTTTGGTATAGAAGCAAGACCTACACATAATTAACTTGGCTATAGTATGTCATTCAAGTACTCAATTATTTCCAAGAATGCGGGAGATTAGCTTCATTAGTTTCATGTTTCACAGGACACAAAAATGACTCAAATTAATGTAGCCCAAATCTTGGCCAAAATGATAATTGAGGTCTAAAATGAATTGGCACTAATTTGAGAAGGTCACATTGTTGCTTAAGACATCAACTACATAAATGAATTGAAGATGTGCAAAGTGATGGATTATTGGCATCATCATCCTCATCATGACAATATTGATAAAAgctaatgataattaaaatctaataaatttggTGCTATTCTACTCAATCGTGTGATAACTAGATATGACCACTTCCATCCATATGAGAATTAATCCTCCATATCTCCATTAATTTTGTACTCAATCCTTTGCACAATTTTCTATCATGTCATTTCCACAACACCCACTTTTGTTTGCAAGATTGGTCTCTCGCTCTATAGATCACCTAGAAGTCCTCTATCCCCACATTGTCCAATCCTTTTGGGATGCAACCTTGTCTTTGTGAGAATAGATCAAAAAGGTGACTCGACTCCCTTTTCCACCATGAACCCTCCATAGATATTTCCCTCTTGATGCTGCCACTAATTAAAAGCCATATGATCCCTCATTCTTTGCTTTATTCTCTTGCTCACCACCTCCACTACCCTTCCTTTAGACCTAGGTCAATAGTATAGATGCTGTGATTTGTTGTACAACCGCAAGTGTGACTAACCTTCCTTTTTTCTTTGAGTGGAAGCCACATTCGAAGAGGAGAGCTGTCGCTCGGATGAACAATAGAGTTACTATGATTGTTGTGGATACTAAACTTGTTGTGTCTTCTCCATAATTTTTAGCTTTCGGTAGCATTGTGGATCGGAGCAACTAAAATGAGTTAATTCCCCTTAACTTCTCCTTTCTGATCGAGCTACATCTCAATCAATCAACAAGGCCATTGAAATTTAGTTGATCACTATTCTTATCATTGTAAGTCCCTAAAACTCTCGACTGTAAGcattgatttagaatcatattttGGTGTCAATGGCCCAAAGCTTTGAAGTATGTTCTTACCTTTGGTTGAGTTTTGAGTCCATTAGGCAGATGGGTAGAAAGAGTTTATATATGGTAAAATTTCACAATAAAAATGACTATCTACTTTTTTTTTCCTTACTCGTACTGGATGTAAGTTGGGTTGTCTTATAAATTGTTCTATCTagtaaaaaatcaaaatatgGGAGGGAAAATTTTCTTGAAAATTAGAAAGAGATTGAGGGAAAAGTTTGAAAGAGAGATTGAGGGCATGCTTGAGGTGGAATATAGACCCCAAATGGTGTCAAGCTAAACACCAAAAGCTCAAAGCCTAGTTGTAAGTCAATACCTACTTAGGATTTGttgtatcttttttttttttttaatctgttaataatatatatatatatatacttctgaTATGCATGTTGTTTGACTCTTTATGCATGcatattgattatttttttttatcatgttaGAGATTAATTTATTTGCTGAGGCATGGATTATTTTTCATTTCAGTTAGAGATTAATGGGCTATTGGATCTCGGACTATGTGGGTTGGATTCATTGCACTCAGACGGCTCCTGCACATCAACACTCGTCAGCGGACACCGACGTAGCCGATGTGTCCCCCCTCTCACGGCCAAGTTAGCACTAGATTgagaaagaaatgaaaaataaaagaacaagaagaGTAGTGTTAGCTCCTTTACCATAACATTTGTTGTCCTATTTATAAGGACATGCTCCCAAGTCCTAATATAAGGGGCTATCAGATCTTAGATCTGTTCCATGTGGGTTGGATCCATTGGGTTGGAAGAGGAGCAAAGTTCTTTGATAGCAATAGTCCCTCATTCGAGTTGGACTGAAGAGAAAAGTTGAATAAAATCCGATTTAGGAAGTGTAGGGTACTTGGGTTGTTGAGCTATAAAAGTGATCTAGAAGGTCCAGTCGAAGAGCCGAGTCATTGAGTCGGATGGAGACTAGTGCTACTGAACGTTCGTGAAAGActcaaaaagtcaagtcaaaaagccCGCACTAACTTGGAGAAGCTCAATCCCGTCGAGATCATGGAGAGTAAGAAACTCAATCCTGCGTTATATATCCGGGGAGAGAACTCGATCTCGCTCGTGGGGATAATAAGAAAATCAATCCTGCGTCGACCGGAGAATAAAGCGCAATCCCGTCAAGGTcatgggaaaaaaaaaaatcaatacttCACCGACCGAAGAGAGGAGCTCAATCTTATTGAGGTCATGGGTATAATGAGAAAATCAATCCCACATCAATCAGAGAGAGAAGCTTGATCCCACCAAGGTCGCGGGGATAGTAATCTTGCTAAGGTCGTAGggataataaaaaaatcaataccATTAAAGTTATGGGAATAATAAAAAATTCAATCTCACACCAAGGAGAGAAGTTTGATCCCGTTGAAAtagtaaagataataaaaaaaatccaattttGCACCAACCGGAAAGAGAAGTTCGATCCCATTGAGGTTGTGAAGAGAATAAGTCTCACACCGATCGGGGAGATAAACTTGATCCCGTTAAGGTCATGGAGAGAATAAAAAAACCAATACCGCGCCAATTGGGGAGAATAAGAACAGAAGGGCTGAGGAATGTTCCATAGTAAATAAGTAGAGAGGGGATGTTCTTAGTCATGGATGTTTTCATGAATGCACGATTGATGACATGTGTAATCTTTCCAGAGATGTTCCCAAAGTGACGTGATGTTAGACAAAATAATATGTTGTCAGAGATTTTTGTGACTTAGCTGAATTAAAAATTAcatagaatttaaattcaacttacaatagaaatgacctgagcagatgatctcaggctgccagcaggggctggtttctgtTACGTATAGAAGAGCGGACTGAGTCGCCGAGCGGGCAGATCAGCCGAGCAACAGGTCTGTGTTGCCGAGCGGGCAGATCGGCTGAGCTGCAGGTCTGCGTTGCAGAGCGACTTGAGCAGGTCTATAGAGCGACAAAGCATGTCTGCAGAGCAGGTCTTGACAGAGCAGTCTGCAGAGCGACAGAGCAGATATGCATAGCAGGTCTTGAAAGAGTAGGTCTGCAGAGCAAGTCTTGACAGAACAGGTCTGTAAAGCAAGTCTTGACAGAGCAGGGTCTTGATAGATCTGGCGAAAGGCTGGCCGGTCGGACgataaatcgttgtctttgagcgcAATAGATAACAGTTCTGTAgtatttaaaaatcgttgtcttttaataccaaagacaataATTTTGTAACGCTTTAAAAACTGTTGCCTTTAGATGTtatgtaaaagaaaaaaaaaatatgtcaaCTAAGATTTACAAAATTAACTATACACAGCAATAAGAAGAAGAAATTTACCTCAATATACTTTTTAAATAATCTTAAGCTTTAGAAAATTAACTGTATACATCACTAACCAATCAACTAGTTTATGATTACCATCACAAATTGCAATAGACAAAGCAATTATAACATAGAAAATAGAATGAAAACTTGTTGGAAGATTCATATTTATGAAGCTTGTTTATCCTCTGTAGCATGTTCAAATGTCTCTCCGAGCACAAGCTCTAGTGCATCATCATAATCATCATCTTCTATACCTTTAGCAGCAGGAGCAACATAGGGTGATTATTTTGGGAATTGCTTAGCGAGCCTCCATAGGTTCTCTAAATTATCAAAACCTGTGTAACCACGTGAAGATCATAAAAAGCTGATTGTTTTCATGAAGCATATAGAAATATTACAAGAGCAACCTAAAGAAGATTATAACTAGTTACATATATGGTTCTGAAGTACAATTGATGCATTTCACAGAAGTTAAACATGAAATCATATTATAATGAAAAGACGTATAATGAGAAGACTTACCGAACTGGTTGACGATTGTAGGAGCAATTCCTAAAGTTCTGAAACCAGAAAAATCATAAGGTTACACTTTCAAAAAACTTTCATAAGAGAAATTATAGGAGAACATCATATTGAGTTAAAAAGTTGttatttaaatatattgtcaagtTAAACACATATATAGAATACTAGCTACTTATTAATAATCTACTTAATGAAATTTCTTCttctatttttccttaatttATGAATGCAGTCTCCTACTCATACAAAATAGTTAATATGAGAAGGAAAAAACTGTACTTTTAATCTGAGGAGAACTGCTAACCACCCATGTATTTGCTGCAATCAAAGTTTGTACCAAATACAAAACAAAAGGAGTTGAATATCATAatataattttgttatataaTACATGAAATCATTAGCTTGCTTAATCAATTTCTATATTGGTTTACGTTTGGGATTAAATGACTTAATAGGTTTAAAGAACCAAATATCAAATTAAAGTCTAGCTAGTTCAGGAGGACCAGATAACTAGTAGGAAGCCTAGATAAGTCAGAGAAGACCTGATATATGACAGGAAATCTAGTTGGATCCGCAGGACCTAACAATTTGTTGAAGTCCAAATGAGGCATTTGGCAGAAAGACTTGGTGGCTCAAACGTCGAGTCAAGTGATTCTGTAAATGGTAAGTTAGGTAAGTAATTGGAGAAGAGAGATCCAATGAGGAATGAATCCAGTAAGACTATAGGCGATGGTCCAATTTATatccattttagaaatctaagttgagaccaaAACTAGATCCTGATTATGTTAAACATGatctaatttataattttattatatgtgctaactctattttacagatatttttattattttggactaacatgttttataAGAATGAAGTTCGAATAAACAGTGTTCGAGGTGTCTTAActgattggaggtgccttgagtgAAGGATTGGATGCCCCTTAGATGGATGAAGACATCCCAGAGGAGATAAACTTCGAGGATAAAGTTTCAACATTGGAGGCGCCCTAAGTTGATTGGAGATGTCTCGGAGCTGATAAGCTCAGAGACTGAAAGCACCCTCAACCACTTGGAGGTGCCCTGAGTGGATAAACGCCACATATTTTGAATCAGATCAATTGGAGGCGCCCTAGGTTATTGGAGGAGACCTAGGTCGTTAGAGGCAGCCCCAATACAGTATAAAAGGAGGTTTCAGGTAAAACATTCTTCACTGTTCCTACTTGATTAATGTTGCATCGTCTTCCTACTGCTATCGTGTTATGACTCTGCTACGCCCAACTGCTACAGTCAAAATGACATTGACTTCCAGCTATGATCTTCAACTACTACAAGTATCGATAAAATattgttaattatttattactgTATAAAGAATGTGTTGATTATTACACTTCTTTCATTAGTGTATTCATTACCTCTATCCGAAAGTTTTAGAAAGAGGGTTTAGTGGATTGTCTAACGGAAACATTTCAAGGATATATCGTGGCAAAAAGATGAATACACTTGCTCCCAGCGCACCTGCCAATCCGTCCGAAGGCGAAGACCAACACgaaagagataaatcatggacggctattagcctttgattCCAAGAATATATAAACCTTGGAATAGTAGTCATTAGAATATGAACTAAGTAATCAATTActatatgttattttatgttacTCAGTTTTCTTCCGCTGCACACTTAAGCTTTAAAAACCGCAAAAGATCAGAGTTTTTTAAATACACTTGATTTACCTTTTCTCATGTATATATCGATCGTATAGATACTTATACCTTTATGAAGTATAACTTATACCTCTATGAAGTATAACTAATACACGAAGATCCATATTCATATCTAATAAATTAACATAATTTATAGCAAAAGAAAGTTGGCTTAAATTAATCATTTATAAGATATGagctttaaataaaataattagctGTAAAGATttaaagtaaaataataataaatttaaatataaaaataaaataaaatataaaaaaaaacctaaaatctAATCTCCTACGAGGAcgttttttcatttctttattCGTGCTCCCCTTATAACATCATGTTTAATTTATAGTAATTGATGCGGTGAAAAATAGGAGTTCATCTGTCACGGGTCGATTAATATATATTGATCAGAGTCAAGATGATCAACATTGGAGGTTACGGAAAGAGCTCAGGTCAAAGATGGATGTCTGGTTTTCCCGATCGATAAATAAGTGGTCGAGTGGATCATCCGGTAGGTCAAACAAATGGACATCATGGGTCGGGCGGATGAATGGACAACCCATAGTTGATTGTTTCGGTCGGCAAGAAAACGAGCCGCTCGAACCGCCCGTCTGACAAGAAAGCGAGCCGCTCAGACCGCCCGTCCAGTGCAAGAAAGACACTACACAGGAGGAGACGAGAAAACAAAAAAGAACACTCCGTCTATCATCAATAAATATGAAGAAGTCAAGACCAAAAAGAACACTCCATTTATCATTAATGCACAAAAGTCAAGACAAAGAAATCTTCCTCtggcaattaatatcattaaataaaagTAGATAAATGatcacaaagaaatgtataaaaaAGGTACGTCAGGTATGAAGAGAGGTAAAATTCATATATCTCTCAAATACTCATTTTCTCTTCTTGATTCTATCTTGAACGTCGGAGGACCAACGCTAGAGACATCTTCTctgattttgttttattttgcaggattgaAATTTTCATCCCGTCAGTAGTGGCCTCATCCCCATATTTCCAGCTTATTGTTTtggttaaatttattattttaaattgtttAATTACTTTAGTAAAATTAATATGTTTCTATAGTATatctatatatttatattaaattaattatataataatcTTGCCAAAATtgttttcataaaaattttcatatttttatttatatttaccatttttaaaaaatatctattaatttttaaaaaatatttctgaTATTTTATAATTCATTTATTTCCTTTTCATATTTTATGACAGAATATATATGGCTTTGCTCTCTAATTTTGCAATATctatttcataattttttaaaaaatataatttagatagtaattttgattaaattataaataatttatttgagatgcaataattgatttaaaattatcTGTGGCAAAATAATTCAGATAATTTGAACgctctttttataatttttttaaacactTCTTAATATTTTCGAAAAAAAATACAGGATTTTATAGGAGTGTGTattacttaattaattattaatgtgAGGTGCATATCGCAAAATGAAATTATGAAAGGGGGACCGATAGCCGCTGTCTCAGAAGAATTACGGACCATCCTAATCTAGTGGCGGCGATGGCCACCCGACGCCTCGCCGGCGTCCAACTGGGATTCAAACGCCGACCAAAGATATTTCCTCCGACACCGTCACCATCAGAAACACTGCCACaaatcgccgccgccgccgcctcctccttCCCCCTCCATAGAATAGTCCCTTCCTCGGAACTCTCACCGGCCCGAGACTCCTCCCCCGCCGCCACAGTCACCCCCCTCTcttctctcctccctctctccctCAACCCCTTCAACGTCGCCGTCGATCGCATCACCTCCCGACTCAAACAGCAACAGCACCGCGACGAAGCAGAAATAGGCGGCGAAGCAGAACCGTTTCTGGAAGCCCACCTCGTCCCTTTCCTCCGCCCCGAAGATGTCTCCCGCGTCCTCCTCCGCTGTCAATCCCTCCCCCTCCCCTCTCTCCGCTTCTTCCGCTGGGCTCAGTCCCACCTCCTTCCCCCCGCCCACAGCTTCGCCCTCCTCGCCCACCTTCTCGCCTCCTCCCCCGCCTCCTCTCCCCACACCCTCCCCCTCCTCTCCGATCTCGTCCGCTACTACCCAGACGACGCCTTCCAAGCCCTCTTAGCCGCCGAATCCTCCGTCGCCTGCCCCCGCCCAGCCATCACCTTCGGCATGCTCGTCAAGGTCTACGCCAGCCTCGGTCGCATCGCCGACGCCATCAACGCCTGCCGTAGGGCCGCTGCCGCCGGATTCTCCCCCAACGCCGACGCCTTCAATTGCCTCCTCCACTCCCTCGCCAAGGCCGGAAGCCACGACCAGTGCTGGAACTTGTATGGCGAAATGAGGACCACCGGCGTCCTTCCCAACACGTACACCTTCAACATACTCATCCTCTCCCTGTGCCGCGGCAGCGACGGCAGCGCACGCGCCGTCGAGTTCTTGGATGAGATGGAATCGGAAGGGTTCGATCCCGACGTCGTCACCTACAATACCCTCATGGATGGGTACTGCCGGAAGGGCATGCTGAGCGACGCCTTCTACCTTTACAGAGTCATGCAGCCGAGGGGGGTTGAACCCGATCTCATCTCCTACACCATCCTGACCAATGGGCTATGCGGAGAGGGTGATGTCTTCAAGGCACGGCAGCTATTCGACGAAATGCTTCACAGAGGCATCTGCCCGGATACCTACTCATATAACGTTCTGTTGAACGGGTACTGCAACGGAGGGAAGCTGAGGAAGTCGAGGTTGCTGGTTCAGGAGATGATCGCCAGAGGCTTGTCGCCGGACAATTTCACGGTCGGCAGGATTGTGGAAACTCATGTGAAGAGTGGAAGATTGCTTCCATGTTTGAACTTGATTGTCTTGCTCAAGAAAGTGAAGGTTACTATCCCCTTTGATGTTCACAAGTGCCTTATCGATGCTCCGGAGGGCAGGCCGAGCGCGGCAAGGAGTCTGTTGAAACAGATGCAACTTGATGGGCATGAACCTGACACACAGATGTATAATTTGCTCATCGATGCATTTTGCTCATCAAATTCATTGCAAGCAGAAGCATTCGGTTTGAAGGATGAGATGGTTGGTTGTTAGCCTGATATATCGTTACATACCGAACTCTTATTGAATACCTGTGC includes these proteins:
- the LOC122051118 gene encoding LOW QUALITY PROTEIN: pentatricopeptide repeat-containing protein At5g40400-like (The sequence of the model RefSeq protein was modified relative to this genomic sequence to represent the inferred CDS: deleted 2 bases in 1 codon; substituted 1 base at 1 genomic stop codon), translating into MATRRLAGVQLGFKRRPKIFPPTPSPSETLPQIAAAAASSFPLHRIVPSSELSPARDSSPAATVTPLSSLLPLSLNPFNVAVDRITSRLKQQQHRDEAEIGGEAEPFLEAHLVPFLRPEDVSRVLLRCQSLPLPSLRFFRWAQSHLLPPAHSFALLAHLLASSPASSPHTLPLLSDLVRYYPDDAFQALLAAESSVACPRPAITFGMLVKVYASLGRIADAINACRRAAAAGFSPNADAFNCLLHSLAKAGSHDQCWNLYGEMRTTGVLPNTYTFNILILSLCRGSDGSARAVEFLDEMESEGFDPDVVTYNTLMDGYCRKGMLSDAFYLYRVMQPRGVEPDLISYTILTNGLCGEGDVFKARQLFDEMLHRGICPDTYSYNVLLNGYCNGGKLRKSRLLVQEMIARGLSPDNFTVGRIVETHVKSGRLLPCLNLIVLLKKVKVTIPFDVHKCLIDAPEGRPSAARSLLKQMQLDGHEPDTQMYNLLIDAFCSSNSLQAEAFGLKDEMVGCXPDISTYRTLIEYLCRSSKTLEAECLMEEMIEGSIQPDSTICAALVGGWCEIGDLHRAEAVLVFFAEMFQIHESNSYNSVMKLCCMGGDSSKAFELQDRLLRLGFIPDGETCRSLVHGLSKSRNVS